One genomic window of Pocillopora verrucosa isolate sample1 chromosome 8, ASM3666991v2, whole genome shotgun sequence includes the following:
- the LOC131791055 gene encoding uncharacterized protein encodes MGNAVIVSVRRFRPRIKFRRPFHVVMLGLDKSGKTAILYRSKWKDWKERIVPTPGFNVETVRPSKDLRFKIWDVSGKEHLRPLWKAYVRKTDAIIFVVDSANEDRIEEAKEELFNLVNSAQINGAPILIFANKQDLPNASAPMEILTKLSLHNLSSNHLWHLQPTSAECGDGILEGLRVLSDLIAQWKSDIKNLKSGQRQRKLAASRSNSANNILA; translated from the coding sequence ATGGGAAATGCGGTAATAGTTTCCGTCCGTCGCTTTCGACCAAGAATAAAGTTTCGGAGACCATTTCATGTGGTCATGTTGGGACTCGACAAGAGTGGAAAAACTGCCATTTTGTATCGAAGTAAGTGGAAAGACTGGAAGGAAAGAATTGTTCCGACTCCAGGGTTTAATGTAGAAACTGTTCGACCGTCTAAAGACTTAAGGTTTAAAATTTGGGATGTGAGCGGAAAAGAACATCTACGTCCGCTTTGGAAGGCATACGTGCGGAAAACGGACGCAATTATTTTCGTTGTTGATAGTGCAAATGAGGATAGAATAGAGGAGGCGAAGGAAGAACTATTCAATCTTGTTAACTCCGCTCAAATAAACGGAGCACCGATTTTGATATTCGCGAACAAACAAGATTTACCGAACGCGTCAGCCCCAATGGAGATTTTAACTAAATTATCGCTTCATAATCTCAGTTCTAATCATTTGTGGCATCTGCAACCGACCTCGGCTGAATGTGGAGATGGCATTTTAGAGGGTCTGCGTGTTTTATCGGACTTGATAGCACAGTGGAAATCTGACATTAAAAACTTAAAGAGCGGCCAGCgacaaagaaaattggcggcTTCGAGAAGTAACTCGGCCAACAATATTTTGGCATAG